A window of Dictyoglomus sp. NZ13-RE01 contains these coding sequences:
- a CDS encoding dihydroorotate dehydrogenase, whose protein sequence is MDLSTNYVGLRLKNPIIVASSGLTENLKNMKKVEENGAGALVVKSLFEEEVCRVSPTPRFEIISRTMGPLRSQTLYSFEQASPFSPEEYFKEVSKALSILSIPVIPSINCITNEGWLKYSKMAQEINAPALELNVSCPHASISFRGQDVDDTIINTAKLVRENVDIPLIVKLPMQLSSPLAVAKELERIGINGIVMFNRLTGLDIDLEKEKPIMHGGYAGHGGPWALNYTLRWISTSSPHLNISISASGGVGSGDDIVKYIMVGADAVQVCSIIYLMGYEIISSLLNGVKRFMENKGYTSLEDFRGKVSGKAILGNYEIDRRHYLKAQIDENLCNACGICKKVCIYDAPIPKDGKYFITELCDGCGLCPKLCPQKAITMVKR, encoded by the coding sequence ATGGACTTATCCACCAATTATGTTGGCTTAAGGCTTAAAAATCCTATTATTGTTGCTTCATCGGGGCTTACGGAAAATCTTAAGAATATGAAAAAAGTGGAAGAAAATGGAGCAGGTGCCTTAGTAGTAAAATCTCTATTTGAAGAGGAGGTATGTAGGGTTTCTCCTACTCCCAGGTTTGAGATAATCTCAAGAACTATGGGACCTCTTCGTTCTCAAACCTTATACTCCTTTGAGCAAGCAAGTCCCTTTTCTCCAGAAGAGTATTTTAAAGAAGTTAGTAAGGCTTTGAGTATTTTATCAATTCCTGTAATTCCCAGTATTAATTGTATAACCAATGAGGGATGGCTTAAGTACTCTAAAATGGCACAGGAGATTAATGCTCCTGCATTAGAGCTGAATGTTTCTTGTCCTCATGCTTCCATCTCTTTTAGGGGACAGGACGTAGATGATACAATTATTAATACAGCAAAACTTGTTAGGGAAAATGTTGACATACCCTTGATTGTAAAATTGCCTATGCAACTTTCTTCTCCTCTTGCTGTTGCTAAAGAGTTAGAAAGGATAGGTATAAATGGGATTGTAATGTTCAACAGGTTGACAGGTCTTGATATAGATCTGGAAAAAGAAAAGCCTATTATGCATGGAGGATATGCCGGGCATGGAGGACCATGGGCTCTAAATTATACATTGAGATGGATATCCACATCCTCTCCTCATTTGAATATCTCCATTTCCGCATCAGGTGGCGTGGGAAGCGGAGATGATATTGTAAAGTATATCATGGTTGGGGCGGATGCAGTGCAAGTCTGTAGTATCATTTATCTTATGGGGTATGAAATAATTTCCTCCCTTTTAAATGGAGTAAAAAGATTTATGGAAAATAAAGGTTACACATCCTTAGAAGATTTTAGAGGGAAGGTTTCAGGGAAAGCTATTCTTGGAAATTATGAGATTGATAGAAGGCATTATTTAAAAGCTCAGATTGATGAAAACTTATGTAATGCTTGTGGAATATGCAAAAAAGTATGCATCTATGATGCTCCAATTCCAAAAGATGGAAAATATTTTATAACTGAGCTTTGTGATGGATGTGGTCTATGTCCTAAATTATGTCCTCAGAAAGCAATTACAATGGTAAAAAGATAA
- a CDS encoding succinate dehydrogenase translates to MKIIKRDLVIIGGGSAGMRSALSAYEKDPTLSILLIAKKPLGVGGVTAQAFSDRMAFHATLSYTLPPQKNYLYHALDIYKIGGEVSDYNLAEILAKNSESAIQYLISIGVPFVRDKEGKIDQFLTDGSIYPRACYVGPNTAIEIAKALHRKIKETKIEVMENVMAYDFILKGNRAVALKAIDTSTQEILVIQAKAFILAAGGAGEIYHQNVFTSEMTGDGYAMALRAGAELVNMEFMQIGLCHPNILFAESGSIFRALPKIVDENGKEFLLDYLEGEDRENLCALEFKKGAHWPVSYESPTKVIDLAIYYHTLLGHKVYMDFNNNPSYLIFEHIPDEILRWSEKVGKEIFKDTKPFERLRIINPTIIEWLKKYGIDLEKDRLPVQNALQHFQGGVTQVFGKIAGESAIEFAKNKDFVEISEEDLKEEIKTIGIPAEKARKRIKDIMSSYGFLVRIEEGINKGLIELSEIRKEGIALDEHGPSYYLETLNMLDVAEVILTAIKIRDESRGPHLRFIKFEPPVMEFLPKKENWNKYIVIKKKNGKLSYEIREPVRPREDIK, encoded by the coding sequence ATGAAGATTATTAAGAGAGATTTAGTGATTATTGGTGGTGGTTCTGCAGGAATGCGTTCTGCTCTTTCCGCCTATGAAAAAGATCCTACTCTTTCTATTCTTCTAATTGCAAAGAAGCCTTTAGGGGTTGGAGGAGTAACTGCACAAGCTTTTTCTGACAGAATGGCTTTTCATGCTACTTTATCTTATACTCTCCCTCCTCAAAAAAACTATTTGTATCATGCATTAGATATTTACAAGATTGGAGGAGAGGTCTCAGACTATAATTTGGCAGAAATATTGGCTAAGAATAGCGAGTCCGCTATTCAGTATTTGATATCTATTGGAGTTCCCTTTGTTAGAGATAAAGAGGGAAAGATAGATCAATTTTTAACAGATGGCTCTATCTATCCAAGAGCTTGTTATGTAGGCCCTAATACTGCTATTGAGATAGCAAAGGCACTACATAGAAAAATAAAGGAAACAAAGATTGAAGTTATGGAGAATGTAATGGCTTATGATTTTATATTAAAAGGAAATAGAGCTGTAGCCTTAAAAGCCATAGATACAAGTACCCAAGAAATTCTTGTTATTCAGGCAAAAGCCTTTATCTTGGCTGCAGGTGGGGCGGGAGAAATATATCATCAAAATGTTTTTACCTCAGAAATGACAGGCGATGGTTATGCAATGGCTTTGCGAGCTGGGGCAGAATTGGTAAATATGGAGTTTATGCAGATTGGTTTATGTCATCCCAACATATTATTTGCTGAGTCAGGTAGTATATTTAGGGCTTTACCTAAAATTGTAGATGAGAATGGAAAAGAATTTTTACTGGATTATTTAGAGGGAGAAGATAGAGAAAATTTATGTGCTTTAGAATTTAAGAAGGGAGCTCATTGGCCTGTTTCTTATGAATCTCCAACAAAGGTTATTGATCTTGCCATTTATTATCATACCCTTTTAGGACATAAAGTTTATATGGATTTCAACAATAATCCTTCCTACCTGATTTTTGAACATATCCCCGATGAGATACTTCGTTGGAGCGAGAAAGTAGGGAAGGAGATTTTTAAAGACACAAAACCTTTTGAAAGATTAAGAATTATTAATCCTACTATTATTGAATGGCTGAAAAAATACGGTATAGATCTTGAAAAGGATAGACTTCCTGTACAAAATGCTCTACAGCACTTCCAAGGAGGAGTAACTCAAGTTTTTGGAAAGATTGCAGGGGAGAGTGCTATAGAGTTTGCTAAAAATAAAGATTTCGTTGAAATTTCGGAAGAAGATTTAAAGGAAGAAATTAAAACTATCGGAATTCCAGCGGAAAAAGCAAGGAAGAGAATAAAAGATATCATGTCGAGTTATGGTTTCTTGGTAAGAATTGAGGAAGGAATAAATAAAGGACTTATAGAGCTTTCTGAGATTAGAAAAGAAGGTATTGCTTTAGATGAACATGGACCTTCTTATTACTTAGAAACCTTAAATATGTTGGATGTGGCGGAAGTTATTTTGACTGCTATTAAGATTAGAGATGAGAGTAGAGGTCCCCATTTAAGATTCATAAAGTTTGAGCCCCCCGTCATGGAATTTTTACCTAAGAAAGAGAACTGGAATAAGTATATTGTGATAAAGAAAAAGAATGGCAAGTTAAGTTATGAGATTAGAGAGCCTGTAAGACCAAGGGAGGATATAAAATGA